tttcttctgTGAGAATTGATGAGGATGTATGGATCAGGTCGAAGTCGAACCAGTACGAGAACACATCGCTGGTCCAGATCGAGGGGGTGAACACCAAGGAGGAAGTCGCTTGGTACTGCGGCAAGAGGATGGCGTACATCTACAAGGCGAAGACGAAGACCAAGGGGACGCGGTACCGGTGCATCTGGGGTAAGGTCGCACGCCCCCACGGCAACAGTGGCGTCATCCGCGCCAAGTTTAAATCCAATCTGCCGCCTAAATCCATGGTGAGGCTCGAGTCCCTGCGTTAATTCGTACTCCAAATTTCACATTTTTGCTTAGGTTTTCCCTCGTCTTTGTATCTGCAGGGTGGAACGGTCAGGGTTTTCATGTACCCCAGCAACATTTGAGGAGGTGAGCTTTTACATTCACCTGTTATGGAGAATGTCATTTCGAGAAATGTACTTGTTTGGTTCTATTTTCTTATTGTTCTCTTGTTATTATTTAATGTTTTTCTCCAGCATTTACTTTctctatgattttttttc
The window above is part of the Musa acuminata AAA Group cultivar baxijiao chromosome BXJ1-1, Cavendish_Baxijiao_AAA, whole genome shotgun sequence genome. Proteins encoded here:
- the LOC135678881 gene encoding large ribosomal subunit protein eL33w-like, with product MVKGRQGERVRLYVRGTILGYKRSKSNQYENTSLVQIEGVNTKEEVAWYCGKRMAYIYKAKTKTKGTRYRCIWGKVARPHGNSGVIRAKFKSNLPPKSMGGTVRVFMYPSNI